A stretch of Mus musculus strain C57BL/6J chromosome 19, GRCm38.p6 C57BL/6J DNA encodes these proteins:
- the Fgfbp3 gene encoding fibroblast growth factor-binding protein 3 precursor — protein sequence MANAGMSPPRPRASLSPLTLLLLLGGCLLSAAGRDKGAAGREVTRASRPTVGSSGRFVSPEQHACSWQLLVPAPGTPTGGELALRCQTPGGASLHCAYRGHPERCAATGARRAHYWRRLLGALRRRPRPCLDPAPLPPRLCARKTAGSDLHSPAHPSLPARPSEPPRSRARSPARSRQSVRSPSSQPEKKPLLVKSNSGGRKAGSDPVPEPPAAAGFQPNGLDQNAELTETYCTEKWHSLCNFFVNFWNG from the coding sequence ATGGCCAACGCGGGCATGAGTCCTCCGAGGCCGCGGGCGTCGCTCTCCCCGCTGacgctgctgttgctgctgggaGGCTGCCTCCTCTCGGCTGCCGGGAGGGACAAGGGGGCAGCAGGCAGGGAAGTGACCCGGGCCTCCCGACCCACGGTCGGCTCCTCCGGTCGCTTCGTGAGTCCAGAGCAGCACGCGTGCAGCTGGCAGCTCTTGGTACCCGCCCCGGGGACGCCGACTGGCGGAGAGCTGGCCTTGCGCTGCCAGACCCCGGGCGGGGCGAGTCTGCATTGCGCCTACCGCGGGCATCCGGAGCGCTGCGCGGCCACCGGCGCCCGGCGCGCGCACTACTGGAGACGGCTGCTGGGCGCGCTGCGCAGGAGACCACGGCCCTGCCTGGACCCCGCGCCGCTGCCGCCACGCCTGTGCGCCCGCAAGACGGCTGGCTCAGACCTGCACTCGCCCGCTCACCCCAGCCTACCCGCGCGTCCCAGCGAGCCGCCCCGGTCCAGGGCGCGGAGCCCGGCTCGGTCGCGACAGTCGGTGCGGTCCCCAAGCTCCCAGCCGGAAAAGAAGCCCTTGCTAGTGAAGTCCAACTCGGGCGGGAGGAAAGCGGGCTCAGACCCAGTTCCGGAGCCTCCTGCGGCGGCCGGATTCCAACCCAATGGGCTGGACCAGAATGCCGAGCTCACTGAGACCTACTGCACCGAGAAGTGGCATTCCCTTTGCAACTTCTTTGTCAACTTCTGGAATGGCTGA